GAACTGCAGCTTGTCCAGCTTGGTGAGGCCGTCGACCAGCTCGGCAGTGGGTGCACCGAAGCGTTCGATCAATTCGACCTTGGTGACGCCGCAATCCTCCATGGCGTCGTGCATCAGCGCGGCCATGATGGCCTGGGCGTCCAGCTTCCAGTCGGCCACCAGACCGGCCACCGCGATCGGGTGGGTGATGTAGGGCTGACCGCTGGCGCGGAACTGTCCCAAGTGGGCCTCGTCGGCGAATTTGTAGGCGTCGCGCACCTTCTTCAGGTCCGCCTTGCCCAGGTAACCCAGCTTGTCCGCCAGTTCCGCGAAGGAGCTCACCTCGGTGGGCGCGGTGCCCACGGCGGGGGCCATGGCCGGCAACTGGCGGGGCCGCCCCTGCAAGGCGGCAGGCAGCAGATCGGCGGCGAAGGAACGAATACCCATGGACTGAATTTAGCCCATAACCCGCAGCCTCGGCGGTCTGGGTCTACTCGGAAGTGGCGCCTCAAATGGAAACGGGCGCCCTCAGGCGCCCGTTGACTCCGGGTTTCCCCGATCGTGTCTGCGGATCAGGTCGGCACCTTGCGCAGCATCTCCACGCCGACCTCGCCACCGGCGATCTCGCGCAGCGCGGTCACGCCGGGCTTGTTCTTGGAATCGATCTTCGGCGCGTGGCCTTGGCTCAGCATGCGGGCCCGGTAGGTCGCCGCCAGCACCAGCTGGAAACGGTTCGGGATCTTCTTCAGGCAGTCTTCAACGGTGATGCGGGCCATGGCGTGAATTCCTGACGGGTGAATTCTTCAAAAACAGATGCGGCACTCAGGCCAGATCCAGGGCGGTGAACACCGTGGATTTGGCGCGCCGCTGCGTCACGTACTTGAGACGCTGCGAGTGGACGACGGTTTTCAGGTCGAAGAGCGCCGTCTCGAACAAGCCGTTGATTATAACGTAGTCGAAATGACGGGCCTGGGCCACTTCATGGCGGGCATTGACCATGCGCTGGGCGATCACGTCCGCATGGTCCTCGCCACGGCGGCGCAGGCGCTGCTCCAGTTCCTGCCAGCTCGGCGGCAGGATGAAGATCAGCACCGCATGCGCGAACAACTGCTTGATCTGCAGCGCGCCCTGGTAGTCGATCTCCAGCACCACGTCGTCACCGGCCATCAGCCGCTGCTCGATGCCCACGCGGGAGGTGCCGTAGCGGTTGCCATGCACCTCGGCCCATTCGAAGAATTCGCTGCGGTCCACCATGGCCTGGAATTCCTCCGGGCTGACGAACCAGTACTCGCGGCCATGCTGCTCCTGACCGCGCGGCGCGCGCGTGGTGTGCGAGACGGAGACCTGCAGGTGGGAATCGAGTTCCAGCAGGGCCTTGACCAGACTGGATTTGCCGGCGCCGCTGGGGGCGGCCACCACGAAGAGATTGCCGGGGGTTTCCATCGGGGGCGTGCTCATTCGATGTTCTGGACCTGTTCGCGCATCTGCTCGATCAGGACCTTCATGTCCACGGAAATGCCGGTCAGCTCCAGGGCGGCCGATTTGGAGCCCAGGGTGTTGGCTTCGCGGTGCAGTTCCTGGATCAGGAAGTCCAGGCGCTTGCCCAGTTCGCCGCCGGCCTTGAGCAGGCGTTCGATCTCGTCGAGGTGGGCACTCAGACGTGTCAGTTCCTCGGCCACGTCGATGCGGATGGCGAAGGCCGCCGCCTCGCCCAGCGCGCGGTCGCGTGCGGCCTCGGCCGACACGCCATGGCCGCTGTCGCCGGCGCTGGCCAGGGCCTCCTGCCAGCGTTCCAGGAAGCGCTGCTGCTGCTTCTGCACCACGGCCGGCACCAGGGGCGCGGCCTGGGCCGCCAGTGTGCGCAGCGTGCCGATGCGATCCAGCAGCATGGCCACCAGACGTTTGCCCTCGCGGGCCCGGGCCTGCTTCAGGCTGTCGATGGCGGCCTTGGCGGCCTGCTGCACCAGCTCGTCCAGCGCGGCGGGCACCGCTGCGGCGCTGCCGCCGCGGCACCACTGCAGGGCTTCGTGGACAGAAAGCGGCTGCGCCTTGGGCAGCCAGCCCTGGACGCTGCTTTCCAGGCGGGACAGGCGGTTGAGCTGCTCGGGTGTGGGCTGGGGCAGGGCGTCGTCGGCCGCTCGGCCCACAGCAGCCCGC
This sequence is a window from Ideonella dechloratans. Protein-coding genes within it:
- the rpoZ gene encoding DNA-directed RNA polymerase subunit omega yields the protein MARITVEDCLKKIPNRFQLVLAATYRARMLSQGHAPKIDSKNKPGVTALREIAGGEVGVEMLRKVPT
- the gmk gene encoding guanylate kinase, whose translation is METPGNLFVVAAPSGAGKSSLVKALLELDSHLQVSVSHTTRAPRGQEQHGREYWFVSPEEFQAMVDRSEFFEWAEVHGNRYGTSRVGIEQRLMAGDDVVLEIDYQGALQIKQLFAHAVLIFILPPSWQELEQRLRRRGEDHADVIAQRMVNARHEVAQARHFDYVIINGLFETALFDLKTVVHSQRLKYVTQRRAKSTVFTALDLA
- a CDS encoding YicC/YloC family endoribonuclease, which produces MPVYSMTGFASASAAPVTESDTVAPGVTVEVRTVNSRFLDIAFRLPDELRQAEPALRELLTAALRRGKVELRAAVGRAADDALPQPTPEQLNRLSRLESSVQGWLPKAQPLSVHEALQWCRGGSAAAVPAALDELVQQAAKAAIDSLKQARAREGKRLVAMLLDRIGTLRTLAAQAAPLVPAVVQKQQQRFLERWQEALASAGDSGHGVSAEAARDRALGEAAAFAIRIDVAEELTRLSAHLDEIERLLKAGGELGKRLDFLIQELHREANTLGSKSAALELTGISVDMKVLIEQMREQVQNIE